CATACTCTACGATGGCGTTGCCTACTTCAACCTGAAGCCGGAGGACGTGGAGACGGCCCTTCTTGAGAAGGCAGAAATTGTTCACTTCGGGAGCGTTCTCTTCGCCAGGGAGCCTTCGCGTTCGACGCTCTTCGGGATTCTGGAGGAACTTAAGGGAAAGATTCCGCTGAGCTACGATGTCAACATAAGGCCCGACCTCTGGCGCGGAAGGGAGGAGGGGATGCTCCGGGATATTGAGAGGGCCCTGAAACTTGCCGATATAGTCAAGCTCGGGGACGGGGAGCTGGCGTACCTCAGAGACAACGGAATAAACCCCGAAGACTTCGACCTCAAACTGCTCGCGGTGACTCTGGGTGAGAAGGGCAGCGAGCTGATGAGCGGGGGCGCTAAGGTTCGCATCCCGGCTTATAGAGTCGAACCGGTTGATACCACCGGGGCTGGGGATGCCTTTATGGCCGCCCTTCTTGCTGGTCTCCACTACTCGAACATGGTTGGGCGAGAAGCCATCGATGGGGAACAGCTCAGAAGAATCGGCCGCTTCGCAAACCTCGTAGCCGCGCTCTCAACGACCCTCAGGGGGGCATGGAGCGTTCCAAAAATGGAGGAGATAGTCCTGATGAAGGAAGTCAGGGAGCTCTACCAGCGCTCCAGCAGGTAGTCCTTCTCCTCAAGGAATACCTTCGCCCTCTCCTCTATCAGTTTTTCGGCCTCAAGGGTGCTCATGTCCATTGTTCTCTTGATGAAGTCCGCTGTCTTCGCGAAGTAGAGCGGCACGAGGGGCTCTGCCTCCGTTAGAATTCCGTTTTTGTATGCCACCGCCCCATCGTAGAGGACGTGGCTCCAGAGCCTGTCGTCGAACTCGAAGGTCTTGAGGGCTTCCGCAACTCCCTTGAGCGTCTCTTCGCCCAGTGCCCTCTTCAGCACCGGCTCGTGCTGGGCAAAGAGCTCCTTCGCCCTTATCTCCAGGAGCTCCAGGGTCACCTTTACAGGCTCGGGTTCGCCCTTCTCAAGCTC
This window of the Thermococcus thermotolerans genome carries:
- a CDS encoding carbohydrate kinase family protein, with the protein product MIVSIGEVLMDFIALQEGKLKDVKSFEKHPGGAPANVAVGLSRLGVESALVSKVGDDPFGDFLIERLRDECVKTFIPRDPERHTGVVFVQLIGARPEFILYDGVAYFNLKPEDVETALLEKAEIVHFGSVLFAREPSRSTLFGILEELKGKIPLSYDVNIRPDLWRGREEGMLRDIERALKLADIVKLGDGELAYLRDNGINPEDFDLKLLAVTLGEKGSELMSGGAKVRIPAYRVEPVDTTGAGDAFMAALLAGLHYSNMVGREAIDGEQLRRIGRFANLVAALSTTLRGAWSVPKMEEIVLMKEVRELYQRSSR